Part of the Natrialbaceae archaeon AArc-T1-2 genome, TCTGGTTCTTCGGCCACCCGGTCGTCTACTTCTGGCTGATGCCCGCGTACCTGCTGTGGTACACGATGTTGCCGAAGTTCGCCGGCGGCCGGCTGTTCAGCGATCCGCTCGCACGCGTCGTGTTCATCCTCTTCCTGTTGCTGTCGACGCCGGTCGGGATCCACCACCAGTATCTCGACCCCGGCATCGCGGAAGGGTTCAAGTTCGTCGCGATGACGAACACGATGTTCCTGCTGCTACCGAGTCTGCTGACGGCCTTTACGGTCGTCGCGAGCATCGAACACGGCGCTCGCCAGCGCGGCGGCGAGGGACGACTCGGCTGGCTGAAGGCCCTTCCCTGGAAGGATCCCGTCTTTGCCGGGATGATTTTCGCCGGTCTCATCTTCGCCGCTGGCGGCTTCTCCGGGATGATAAACGCCGGGATGAACATCAACTACCTCGTCCACAACACCATGTGGGTGCCCGGTCACTTCCACCTCACCGTCGGCACCGCCGTGGCGCTTACGTTCATGGCCGCCTCCTACTGGTTCGTCCCGCAGGTGACGGGCAAACAGCTCGTCGGCCGCTCGGTCGCGTTCGTCCAGGTCGTCCTCTGGTTCGTCGGTATCACGATCATGGCAAACGCCATGCACCGCGCCGGGCTGGAGGGACAGCCACGCCGGACCGCGGAACCGGAGTACGAGTTCTTCGAGTGGAGCTCCGCGATGGGAGAACTCAACGCACAGATCGCACTCGGCGGGACGATCCTCGTCGTCTCCCTGCTCCTGTTTTTCGCGGTGATCCTGGCGACGCTGATCGCCGGCAGTCGCGACGGCTCCGTCGAGGACAACGTCATCCCCGAGCCGCTTTCGGGCCCCGAGGATTCGCCGGCCGTCCTCGACAACCTCAAGCTCTGGACGGCGATCGCAGTGGTGCTCGTGATCCTCGCGTACACGCTGCCGCTTGCCAGCATCGCCAGCCGCGGCGGGCTGGTCCCCGAGGGCATGCCGACGCGTCCAATGGTCGTCGAACCGCTCGTGTTGTACGCACAGGTCGCGGTCGACTACGCCACAGGGGTGATCGCCTGATGCGCATCTCCCGTGCCGCGTTGCTCATCGTGATCGCGTTTACCGTCGTCGCCGCGGTCGAGCTCCGGACGCTGTTCGAGCTGTTCGGACTCGAGGTCTCGCCGGTGACGACGGCACTGATCACGGTCGTTGCGATCGTTGCGATCGTGCTCTGGGCAGTGTTGACCGACCTCGACGCTGCAGATTCCGAGTCGGACGACGACGAGTCAGGAACCGATCCGGAGTCGAACGCCGAAAGCGTCCGAACGGCCTGATACTATCGGACGTAACTGTGTGACGATTATCGCCACCCCGGGGCGGCGATACTCGTTCACGACGTACGTCCGGCAGTATGAGCTGTCGACGCTTCTTGCCCGTCGAAGCGACTCGAGTCGATCGTCGGTCGCCTCGAGAACCGATACTCATTTTCGCGCCTTCGAGACGGTAACGACGCCTCTCATAGCTGGGCGATAAAATAACTACAACATGATACTATTTCTAGTCTGGGTCCGAATGCCGTGTCACTAGATACGGAGGCACACATAATAATAAATATGATATATTGGTGTGATCTCTCGTCACTAGGTAACGTGTAACTCTACTACACCACATATATTTATGAATATTTTGAGATGTATAAATATAATCGGAGCGTTTAACTATAACGATAGTTCAACATCGAACCGGATGGGATACGTTCGTGGTAACGATCCGTGCGAAATGATTGGTATAGGACAAGAGCTGTTCGATGCCTCCGTGGGTGACGGGACAGACTCGCCCCTTCTCGAAGGGTGGGTTCGATGAGCGACGGCGACTCGATCGAGACCGACGGCGGTGTGCGGTCGGACGGGACGTCTCGATCCGTCGACTACCTGGACGCCAAGATCAACCTGTTCAACCCCGCGACGCCGTTCATGCGGGATCACCTGACGGTGATCTGGGGACTGTTTGCGGTGTGGGTAGTGTTCACGTTCGGGCCGGTGACTGCGACCGCGATCGCGACCGATTTCATGACGAACACGCACGTGCTCGGCTTCCAGCTCCATTACCTTCTGACCGCGCTGGGTTCGCCGATCGGAGCGTTGGTCCTGTGTGCGATCTACGCCTGGCAGCGCGATCGACTGGACGCCCGGTACGGTATCGATCACGAGACCGAATCCGAATCCGAAGTCGAGGCCAGCACGGCCGTCGCCACCGACGGCGGTGAGCAGCCGTGACCGGACCGGTGGTTCTCGAGGCCGCGACCGGTCTCTTCGACGGCGGGTTCAAACTTCTTCCGGCGCTCACGCTCGCGGCGATGCTCGTGACCTTTCTGGGCGTCGGGTACTTCTTCCGCGTCGCGGCGGTCGACGATATGTGGGTCGCCGGCCGTTCGATCGGTGCGGTCGAAAACGGGATGGCGATCGCGGCGAACTGGATGAGCGTCGCGGCCTACCTCGGCGTCGCGTCGACGGTCGCGTTGCTCGGCTACTTCGGACTGGCGTACGTCGTCGGCTGGACGACGGGCTATTTCATCCTGCTCATCTTCATGGCCGCACAGTTCCGTCGCTTCGGCAAGTACACCGCGCCCGACTTCGTCGGCGACCGGTACTACTCGGACCTCGGTCGGGCGATCGCCGCCTCGACGACGCTTCTGATCGCGTTCGTCTACATCATCGCCCAGGGCAACGGCCTCGGGCTGATGGCGCAGTACATCTTCGGCGTCTCCTACGAGGTCGGCGTCGTCTTGCTGATGGCGATCACGATCGGCTACGTCGCCCTCTCGGGGATGCTCGGTGCGACGAAGAACATGGCGTTGCAGTACGTCATCCTCATCACCGCGTTCTTGCTCGGTCTCTATGCTACCGGCTGGACGCAGGGGTGGTCGACGGTCCTGCCGTTCGTCGAGTACGGCAACCAGGCGACTGCGATGGCCGAGATCGAGCGCCAGTACACGGAGCCGTTCACGGACGCGAGCTACTACCACTGGATCGCACTCTGTGTCAGCCTGATCGCCGGCACCTGTGGGCTACCGCACGTCCTCGTTCGCTTCTACACCGCCGACAACGAGCGCAATGCCCGCTGGGCGACCGTCTGGGGGCTGTTCTTTACCCTGTTGCTGTTTCTGGGAACGACCGCCTACGCCGCGTTCGGCTCCCGGCTGTACCAGGAAAGTGACGTCACCGGCGACTACACCGAGATGACCGGGACGGAGTCGGACACGCTGGTCGTGTTGACAACCCACCTCGCCGGCCTCCCCGAGTGGCTGGTCGGTATCGTCGCCGCGGGTGCGATCGCCGCCGGGCTGGCGACGACCGCCGGCCTGTTCATCTCGGCGTCGTCGGCCGCTGCACACGACATCTACACCAACCTCTACAAGGCAGACGCCAGCCAGCGCGAGCAGATGATCGTCGGCCGCCTGACGATCCTCGTGCTCGGAGCCGTCGTCACGTACCTCGCGCTCAACCCGCCCGCGCTCATCGCCGAGGTCGTCGGCATGTCGTTCGCACTCGCCGGCACCGTGTTGTTCCCGGTGTTCTTCCTCGGCCTGTGGTGGGAAGACGCCACCCGCGAAGGTGCGATCGCCGGGATGCTCGTCGGACTGTTCTTTGGCTTCGGATCGATCCTCAACGAGATCCTCCCGCAGTACGTCGGCGCGCTCTCCGGGGACGCGATCTTCCCGACGTTCGCGACGATCGTTCCCGCGACGTCGTCGTCGCTCGTCGGCGTCCCTGCAGTCATGCTCACGATCGTCGTCGTCTCGCTCGTCACCGAAGCGCCACCGGAAGATGTAAAACGCCTCGTGCGGCAATGTCATAGTCCTGAACCGATGGCGAAGATGCAAACCGCCGAAGACGTCGCCACCGACGGCGGCGAGCCGGCAGACGACTGACCGGAGCCGACACCAATGTACGATACGATACTCGTTCCGACCGATGGAAGCACCGTTGCCGAAACTGCCGTCGAACACGCGATCGACGTCGCCGACACCTACGACGCGGACGTTCACGCGCTGTACGTCATCGACGTCAGTGCGATCGACGTCAGCATCGGCGGTGAGCAGGTACAGCGCATCAAAGACGGGCAGTTCGACGAGATGCCGGAACTCGAACAGCGGGCCACCGAGGCCCTCGCGGCCGTCACCGACCGCGCCGACGAGCGCGGTCTCGCGGTCACGGAGACGATTGCAACCGGCCGTCCCCACCGAGAGATCACCGAATACGCCACGGAAAACGACGCCGACCTGATCGTGATGGGCTCGGCCGGCCGTAGTGGCGTTCGCCGGGCGCTGCTCGGCAGCGTCGCCGAACGAACCCTCCGGACGGCGACGATCCCGGTACTCGTCGTCGACGCCCGCGAGGACTAGTCCTAACCGCCGTCTTCGCGCCGTCACCTCGAGTCTCACCGCGGCAACTCGAGGACGAACGCAGCACCGCCCAGCTCGGACTCCTCGACACGGACGTCGCCGTCGTAGCGGTCCACGAGCGTGTCCACGAGGTAGAGTCCGACGCCGGCCGCCGGATGTTCGAGGCCGGCCTCGGTACGTCCGAAGATCGCGTCGCGTCTGTTCGGCGGAATCCCGGGTCCGTCGTCGGCGATCCGGACGGTGACGGCGTCCTCGTCGACGTCGACGCCGACGTCGACGCGTGGCTCGTCGGCGTCGTTGTGCTGGACCGCATTGTTGAGGAGGTTGTGAAACACCGACGAGAGCAGCTCGTCCGCTCGCACCTCGACGTGAGGTATTTCGCTCGCGCCGCCTCGGCCACCGCCGACGACGAACGTCGCCTCGGGGTAGGCCGCCCGGCGACTCTCGAGTTCGGCCGTCAGGACGCGGTGTATGTCGACGCACTCGAGGCGTTCATCCGACGCTGATTCCCCACGGTCCTCGAGACTCTCGAGGAAGTCTCTAACCGTCCGCGTCAGATCGACGACGTGCTGGCTCGTCTCCTGGACGCGCTCGAGCATCGGCTCGCCCTCTTTGTCGACGTGATCCTCGAGTTCCTCGCTCCAGCCGATCGCGACGCTCATGTCGTTGCGGATGTCGTGACGGACGATCCGGTTTAATACCCGGAGTTGTTCGTTGGTGCGCTCGAGCCTCCGCTCGCGTGTCTTGCGCTCGGTGACGTCGCGGGCGATCGCGAGAAATCGCTCGTCGTCCTCGAGTCGGATCGTTCCCAGGTTGATCTCGACGGGAAACTCGGAGCCGTCCGCACGTCGGTGACGTCCCTCGACGGTGATCGGCTCGCCGTACTCGTATCCGGTCCACAGTTCGTCGAGTTCGTCGGGGTCGATGCCGACTTCGACGTCGTG contains:
- a CDS encoding b(o/a)3-type cytochrome-c oxidase subunit 1, with translation MGTYIDDFPAEAKIVRSAFYTSFVMLALGGIAGLIQTLHRTDVFRFIDGDTYYTVLTAHGVFLVIAFTIFFLVGVFTWAVTTSLDRGVENIRVTQTWLGLMTVGSLLAAIAILAGFMEEPPSILGSELSADVLFTFYAPLQAHPLFYAGFAIFIVGTWLAGADWFRSYFAWKKENPGERTPLPTFMVLTTMIMWYIATLGIVTSVLVFLLPWSLGIIESVNPTLTRTLFWFFGHPVVYFWLMPAYLLWYTMLPKFAGGRLFSDPLARVVFILFLLLSTPVGIHHQYLDPGIAEGFKFVAMTNTMFLLLPSLLTAFTVVASIEHGARQRGGEGRLGWLKALPWKDPVFAGMIFAGLIFAAGGFSGMINAGMNINYLVHNTMWVPGHFHLTVGTAVALTFMAASYWFVPQVTGKQLVGRSVAFVQVVLWFVGITIMANAMHRAGLEGQPRRTAEPEYEFFEWSSAMGELNAQIALGGTILVVSLLLFFAVILATLIAGSRDGSVEDNVIPEPLSGPEDSPAVLDNLKLWTAIAVVLVILAYTLPLASIASRGGLVPEGMPTRPMVVEPLVLYAQVAVDYATGVIA
- a CDS encoding CbaC protein, with protein sequence MRISRAALLIVIAFTVVAAVELRTLFELFGLEVSPVTTALITVVAIVAIVLWAVLTDLDAADSESDDDESGTDPESNAESVRTA
- a CDS encoding sodium:solute symporter family transporter; this encodes MTGPVVLEAATGLFDGGFKLLPALTLAAMLVTFLGVGYFFRVAAVDDMWVAGRSIGAVENGMAIAANWMSVAAYLGVASTVALLGYFGLAYVVGWTTGYFILLIFMAAQFRRFGKYTAPDFVGDRYYSDLGRAIAASTTLLIAFVYIIAQGNGLGLMAQYIFGVSYEVGVVLLMAITIGYVALSGMLGATKNMALQYVILITAFLLGLYATGWTQGWSTVLPFVEYGNQATAMAEIERQYTEPFTDASYYHWIALCVSLIAGTCGLPHVLVRFYTADNERNARWATVWGLFFTLLLFLGTTAYAAFGSRLYQESDVTGDYTEMTGTESDTLVVLTTHLAGLPEWLVGIVAAGAIAAGLATTAGLFISASSAAAHDIYTNLYKADASQREQMIVGRLTILVLGAVVTYLALNPPALIAEVVGMSFALAGTVLFPVFFLGLWWEDATREGAIAGMLVGLFFGFGSILNEILPQYVGALSGDAIFPTFATIVPATSSSLVGVPAVMLTIVVVSLVTEAPPEDVKRLVRQCHSPEPMAKMQTAEDVATDGGEPADD
- a CDS encoding universal stress protein; this encodes MYDTILVPTDGSTVAETAVEHAIDVADTYDADVHALYVIDVSAIDVSIGGEQVQRIKDGQFDEMPELEQRATEALAAVTDRADERGLAVTETIATGRPHREITEYATENDADLIVMGSAGRSGVRRALLGSVAERTLRTATIPVLVVDARED
- a CDS encoding PAS domain S-box protein — its product is MVSVMLSPGYDGYTARDTGDATEREAGPGSGGNDAIELCPGAVATSGLSTDVSRPMTATITVLYVDPDENRRLQVERRLERGDVTVTTAATPVVATAVIDDRPVDCVVSEYGLGDRTGLDLFEAVRAIEPTLPFVLCTAAGDERVASEAISAGVTDYVIREDGWKQRLERRLESWVETTGAEPGRSERTDASLRSIFEHSPDAIIVHDDDGVVLDANQRACDRLGYDYETLVGMTIHDVEVGIDPDELDELWTGYEYGEPITVEGRHRRADGSEFPVEINLGTIRLEDDERFLAIARDVTERKTRERRLERTNEQLRVLNRIVRHDIRNDMSVAIGWSEELEDHVDKEGEPMLERVQETSQHVVDLTRTVRDFLESLEDRGESASDERLECVDIHRVLTAELESRRAAYPEATFVVGGGRGGASEIPHVEVRADELLSSVFHNLLNNAVQHNDADEPRVDVGVDVDEDAVTVRIADDGPGIPPNRRDAIFGRTEAGLEHPAAGVGLYLVDTLVDRYDGDVRVEESELGGAAFVLELPR
- a CDS encoding DUF4212 domain-containing protein, with translation MSDGDSIETDGGVRSDGTSRSVDYLDAKINLFNPATPFMRDHLTVIWGLFAVWVVFTFGPVTATAIATDFMTNTHVLGFQLHYLLTALGSPIGALVLCAIYAWQRDRLDARYGIDHETESESEVEASTAVATDGGEQP